A genomic region of Rhipicephalus sanguineus isolate Rsan-2018 chromosome 1, BIME_Rsan_1.4, whole genome shotgun sequence contains the following coding sequences:
- the LOC119379628 gene encoding uncharacterized protein LOC119379628, with product MVERLHRQLKTTLTTRLNRATWVDGLPLVLLALRTVIREDLQCSTAELVYGASLRLPGDLTLTKLPDQPQQFLQCLLDCVQDLRPTPPRPSEHKAIFVRPDLATATQVFVRHDAVRPPLTPAYDGPFRVLNRTPKTATLQNGREETVSLNRLKPAYLQTAIESL from the coding sequence ATGGTGGAACGCCTTCACCGACAACTGAAGACCACCTTGACGACCCGCCTCAACAGAGCCACCTGGGTTGACGGCTTGCCACTGGTGCTCTTAGCTTTACGAACTGTAATCCGGGAAGACCTGCAGTGctcaacagcagagctggtgtatgGCGCTTCTCTACGGCTTCCGGGAGACTTAACGCTAACGAAGCTACCAGATCAGCCACAACAATTCCTACAATGCCTCCTCGACTGCGTTCAAGACCTCCGGCCCACTCCACCCAGACCTTCTGAACACAAGGCAATATTCGTCCGCCCTGATCTGGCCACTGCAACACAAGTTTTCGTGCGCCACGACGCGGTCAGACCACCTTTGACACCAGCCTACGACGGACCATTCCGCGTCCTTAACCGCACCCCCAAAACTGCCACTCTTCAGAACGGCCGTGAAGAGACAGTCAGCTTGAACCGACTTAAGCCGGCGTACCTGCAGACCGCCATAGAAAGCCTCTGA